Proteins from one Malaya genurostris strain Urasoe2022 chromosome 2, Malgen_1.1, whole genome shotgun sequence genomic window:
- the LOC131428141 gene encoding zinc finger protein ZFP2-like isoform X1: MTRSCCIPICPNAKIGANQCVGFHPFPTDCELREKWIKFLGMDCKKFRWRQKYICSEHFRLSELIENNEQKFIRDGAIPSIYSNDACDEDIEYLDYDYLIDSSRPTENFNSTLEDLSWMHLNKVEQKTLFCRTCLKKRPDMLSLNSQLHNQTLIDIVYTVTGLKLDNGANLPIKICKSCVNKLDLAFNVRIEVIHYDTILRNLVSNGQLDSYYDKYDSQSPFDIQGPNEVYTNELLSTFDIPLTVPVTISTFEGHAVHKENEDKFLQAQFELISKDDALTESQTVEIGNGSDQLDVYHGIMDEEHLEILQEEIVVADSRKLICNETNDHIVTTVQCESLNSPNNKGFSDSENENNLVPKRYVFSWKELYKPKAVPKKKRFIPELPKPNLIPNTCYICNSSYEDAEMLESHLEQHVSMLPYTCKQCNTDANPQVFKTLLSLNKHLRSHHYPFLCEHCPLRFCTKASYTVHLEEKHETGREGNTCSICGRYFALKRPFLKHMAAHRVVESAKYKCEHCGKVFRDGGLLRRHVRVHTGEQPFECKKCGRKFNHEANFQNHKRLHIGEKAYICNECGKKFVNATVLRYHLSEHFPNNPQYRIKQQNTNEGKSNIPKQYVCHVEGCDFVTNVYSTFNDHRNKHSGKHQCTICQKNFAFKSVLAKHITAMHEGALLEKKLPCPYCTKHFSNKHYLQLHIDTHENNRRHQCRFCEKTFIQKVNCMVHERIHTGERRSMCRICPDRFMTSASRNKHEKLCHFKNENEESEITCNVEQIGDSGSFRCEIDIES; this comes from the exons CAATTCCTTCTATATACTCTAATGATGCATGTGATGAGGATATTGAATATCTTGACTATGATTATTTAATAGACTCCAGTCGGCCAACTGAAAACTTTAATTCAACTTTAGAAGATCTATCTTGGATGCATTTGAATAAAGTTGAGCAGAAAACACTATTTTGCAGAACCTGTTTGAAAAAGAGGCCCGATATGCTATCACTCAACTCTCAACTTCACAATCAAACTCTGATAGATATTGTCTACACAGTCACCGGCTTGAAACTAGATAATGGTGCGAATTTGCcaataaaaatatgtaaaagTTGTGTGAACAAATTAGACTTGGCCTTCAACGTTAGGATTGAGGTCATTCATTATGACACAATTTTAAGAAACTTGGTTAGCAATGGTCAATTAGATAGCTATTACGACAAATATGATAGCCAGAGCCCATTTGATATACAGGGTCCAAATGAAGTATACACGAATGAGTTATTGAGTACGTTTGACATTCCATTAACAGTACCAGTCACAATTAGTACGTTTGAAGGTCATGCAGTTCATAAG GAGAACGAAGACAAATTTTTACAAGCACAATTTGAATTGATCAGCAAGGATGATGCTCTTACAGAGTCACAAACAGTTGAAATAGGAAACGGGTCAGATCAGCTCGATGTTTACCATGGTATTATGGACGAGGAACATTTGGAAATACTACAAGAAGAAATAGTAGTAGCTGATTCACGAAAACTAATATGCAATGAAACTAACGATCACATTGTAACAACAGTGCAATGCGAGTCGTTAAATAGTCCGAACAATAAAGGCTTTTCCGACTCAGAAAATGAGAACAACTTAGTCCCGAAACGATATGTTTTTTCCTGGAAAGAGTTATATAAGCCAAAGGCCGTTCCTAAAAAGAAACGATTTATTCCGGAATTACCCAAACCGAATCTAATACCGAACACCTGTTACATATGTAATAGTTCCTATGAGGATGCAGAAATGTTGGAATCGCATTTGGAGCAACACGTTAGTATGTTACCATATACTTGCAAACAGTGTAATACAGATGCTAACCCACAAGTGTTCAAAACGCTTCTCTCGCTAAACAAGCATCTAAGATCTCACCATTACCCATTCTTATGTGAACACTGCCCATTACGATTTTGTACTAAAGCAAGCTATACGGTACATTTAGAAGAAAAACATGAAACTGGAAGGGAAGGCAACACTTGCAGTATTTGTGGGCGATACTTTGCGCTCAAGCGACCGTTTCTTAAACACATGGCAGCACACAGGGTAGTTGAAAGTGCAAAATACAAATGTGAACATTGTGGAAAAGTATTTCGGGACGGCGGGTTACTTAGACGGCACGTAAGAGTTCACACCG gAGAACAGCCTTTTGAGTGCAAGAAATGTGGAAGAAAATTCAATCACGAGGCGAATTTTCAGAACCACAAACGTCTCCACATAGGAGAAAAAGCCTACATCTGCAATGAGTGTGGTAAAAAATTTGTTAATGCCACAGTTTTGCGATATCATTTGTCTGAACATTTTCCGAACAATCCACAATATAGGATCAAACAGCAAAACACAAATGAAGGCAAGTCCAATATACCGAAGCAGTACGTATGTCATGTTGAAGGATGCGACTTTGTCACTAACGTTTACAGCACTTTCAATGACCATCGCAACAAACACTCGGGTAAGCACCAGTGCACGATTTGCCAAAAGAATTTTGCCTTCAAGAGTGTGCTTGCAAAGCATATTACAGCGATGCACGAAGGTGCTCTGCTAGAGAAAAAACTACCTTGTCCTTACTGTACAAAACACTTTAGTAACAAACATTATCTACAGTTGCACATTGACACGCACGAAAATAATCGCCGACACCAGTGTAGATTTTGTGAAAAGACCTTTATTCAAAAGGTGAATTGTATGGTTCACGAAAGAATACACACTGGTGAGAGGCGTTCTATGTGCCGGATATGTCCAGACAGATTCATGACTTCCGCATCTAGGAATAAGCACGAAAAGCTTTGTCACTTCAAGAATGAAAACGAGGAAAGCGAAATCACATGCAACGTTGAGCAGATTGGCGACAGTGGAAGTTTtagatgtgaaatagacattgaaAGCTAG
- the LOC131428138 gene encoding small ribosomal subunit protein uS7 — translation MSEVEAFESFEGDNVQPQVFDQAPIVQPAELPDIKLFGRWSSDDIHISDISVSDYIAVKEKHAKYLPHSAGRYAAKRFRKAQCPIVERLTNSLMMKGRNNGKKLKAVRIVRHAFEIMHLLTGENPLQIVVQAIINSGPREDSTRIGRAGTVRRQAVDVSPLRRVNQAIWLLCTGAREAAFRNIKTIAECLADELINAAKGSSNSYAIKKKDELERVAKSNR, via the exons ATGTCGGAGGTCGAAGCATTTGAAAGTTTTGAGGGCGACAATGTCCAGCCTCAAGTTTTCGATCAGGCTCCAATCGTACAGCCAGCAGAGCTTCCGGACATAAAGCTGTTCGGTCGCTGGAGTAGCGATGACATCCATATTTCGGACATTTCCGTTTCGGATTATATTGCAGTTAAGGAGAAGCACGCTAAATATCTTCCCCATTCGGCCGGTCGATACGCAGCGAAACGTTTCCGCAAGGCCCAGTGTCCCATCGTTGAGCGTTTAACCAATTCGCTGATGATGAAGGGACGTAATaacggaaaaaaattgaaagctgTTCGAATCGTTCGCCATGCGTTCGAAATTATGCATCTGCTAACTGGGGAGAACCCGCTACAGATTGTGGTCCAGGCCATTATCAATTCGGGACCACGCGAGGACTCTACTCGTATTGGTCGTGCCGGTACCGTGCGTCGGCAGGCCGTTGATGTTTCGCCTTTGCGTCGCGTTAATCAG GCTATCTGGCTATTATGCACAGGTGCTCGGGAGGCTGCATTCCGTAACATCAAAACCATCGCCGAATGTTTGGCGGATGAATTGATCAACGCTGCAAAG GGTTCCTCTAATTCGTATGCTATCAAGAAGAAGGATGAATTGGAGCGTGTTGCCAAATCGAATCGATAA
- the LOC131429149 gene encoding uncharacterized protein LOC131429149 yields MDLMCCIPICRNAKTDADQSVGFHPFPPNPELRKTWIEFVGVDSSKFRWRGKYICSEHFLHSEIIEENCVKKLLEGAVPMVFCPEEDNYEDEYFVREDVMTSNDSTNFHHSQRDTCCLAKPEEELRNLFCRICLRKQSELLPFSSKLHNATITDIIYVITGLDIQTDILVPTKICSSCVAKLDLAFSVRIEVIHNDKKLKNLLRSQQLTNHYQFYDKKILEKKSSNEEYLDNLVTIVKNEISAPPLDIEMIDFVEAESEIKIESAVEQDKHTILPNPLDTEHGSSFEQERFYDRPILINNESDTVLVTEAVRQPIPAFQFKTEPSSGNEDSAKLVKPHVEKETERVSEKERDNFANISNQLVSEIKDKKEPSKKQFVFSWKELYKPKAPTKPKRNFEQKPKPVLVPHTCYICKTSFKDADELESHMEQHVGLLPFTCEECHTVKYPQVFKSLFGLNKHLRTHLYPYKCGYCPSRFARGESYTKHVDSHEGNQGLGFTCDVCGRQFARKKTLAMHLSKHRAMEEGTFTCEYCGKMFNCNSLLKRHLRIHTGEKPFECKKCGRRFNHEANFQSHKRRHIGERAHHCTECDKSFICGTTLRYHMATHFPGDPRYRIPTNYKRSQLTDQSNNEVSFIKEYACDVPKCDFVSNVYREYFYHKNVHRKRFQCETCQKRFPFKSSLTRHIMLAHEHKSFPKTLSCSYCPKMFNCRQKLKVHIDGHEDNRRYKCSFCEKSFVQKNNCTTHEKIHTGERPHVCRFCPAAFISSSGRKKHEKTHPEANVNEDIQNESKKEVSKNQTMDFSADETGGLVDFTPLYFYNLVWRYLIFLPGISVNVKIEMSLSFGYNDHLYSRSFRPSFLEEQDSMDLMCCIPICHNAKAGADQNVGFHPFPPDPQLRKVWMEFVGVDASKFRWRGKYICSEHFLLSELIEEKNEKKLLEGAVPMIFAQDEDDEDEYVEREDVMISNNSTRPSNAVSSDAYPNCDAIESEIELRTQFCRICLRKRFDLLPFSSKLHNATLTDIIYTISGLKIQMDAIFPTKICNSCVAKLDLAFNVRIELIQNDIKLKNLLRGKQLIHHYTSYDKHRYETKSVNEDYLDNLITTVKNEISDPLNIDLGNHMSENGNPKANCIGQIKKEAESLTIMRPSVPVVKLIDEEHLHVGNIPAESVSAPKSVVTRDVSNENLPGKIPESPSELESSPPYANEQFSESEDENVSNKKQFVYSWKELYTPKTTSKPKRFIEYKPKPVFVPHTCYACKTSYKDADELDSHMEEHVNLLPFTCEECNTEEYPQVFKSLYSLNKHLQSHLYPYKCDYCPASFVNSYSFSKHIDIHEGTVGDGFTCDSCGKHFTQKRSFASHLAKHRALAEGTFTCEYCGKIFNSKPLLKRHLRIHTGERPYECKKCGKKFNHEANFQNHKRTHTGERAHRCTECDKSFLCGSSLRYHMAVHFPGDPRFRMQPTGQRPRYSESTSRDVSSRNVTDLKEYTCDVPGCGFVSNLYRSYFYHKSKHQKRFQCEMCDKRFAIRSCLAKHILIAHENKQMPKTKPCPLCPKMFSSRQKLNIHIDVHQNNRKYKCRFCEKSFVQKSNCISHEKIHTGERPHACRYCAATFISSSGKKKHEKTHPEANMKEEIVSTSQDYSQEGNCELEDQMVDFYVDVREDAEAEDLVEYSPL; encoded by the exons ATGGATCTTATGTGTTGTATTCCCATCTGCCGGAACGCAAAAACAGATGCAGACCAAAGTGTAGGTTTCCACCCATTTCCACCTAATCCAGAGTTGCGAAAAACTTGGATAGAGTTCGTTGGAGTTGATAGCTCAAAATTTCGTTGGCGAGGAAAATATATTTGCTCAGAACACTTTTTGCACTCCGAAATAATTGAGGAAAATTGCGTGAAAAAGTTGTTAGAAGGAG cCGTTCCAATGGTATTCTGCCCGGAAGAAGATAATTATGAGGATGAATACTTTGTACGTGAGGATGTTATGACCTCTAATGATTCGACGAATTTCCATCACTCCCAAAGGGACACATGCTGTCTTGCCAAACCTGAGGAGGAACTAAGAAACTTATTTTGTCGTATATGCCTCAGAAAACAGTCGGAACTGTTGCCATTCAGTTCCAAACTGCATAATGCTACGATAACTGATATTATTTACGTTATCACTGGTCTGGATATCCAAACAGATATACTGGTTCCCACAAAAATCTGCAGCAGCTGTGTAGCAAAGTTGGATCTTGCATTCAGCGTGAGAATAGAGGTAATACATAACGAcaagaagttaaaaaatttactcAGAAGTCAACAATTAACAAATCACTATCAATTCTACgacaaaaaaattctcgaaaagAAAAGTTCAAATGAGGAGTATCTGGATAATTTAGTAACTATtgtaaaaaatgaaatatcAGCTCCG CCTTTAGACATTGAAATGATAGATTTCGTTGAAGCAGAGAGTGAAATTAAAATAGAAAGCGCAGTAGAGCAAGACAAACATACTATTCTTCCAAATCCATTGGATACGGAACATGGTTCATCCTTCGAACAGGAACGTTTTTATGATAGGCCTATTCTAATTAATAATGAATCTGACACAGTGTTAGTAACAGAAGCAGTTAGACAACCTATTCCTGCATTTCAGTTCAAAACAGAGCCTTCATCAGGAAACGAAGATTCAGCTAAACTTGTAAAGCCACATGTCGAAAAAGAGACTGAACGTGTATCTGAAAAGGAGCGTGATAATTTTGCCAATATTTCAAATCAGCTTGTTTCTGAGATTAAGGATAAGAAAGAACCAAGTAAAAAGCAGTTTGTGTTTTCGTGGAAAGAGTTGTATAAACCAAAAGCACCAACGAAGCCAAAACGTAATTTTGAACAAAAGCCAAAACCAGTACTTGTACCTCATACATGTTACATCTGCAAAACTTCCTTCAAAGATGCTGACGAACTAGAGTCTCACATGGAACAGCATGTTGGACTTCTACCATTCACATGCGAGGAATGTCACACGGTGAAATATCCACAGGTGTTCAAATCGCTGTTCGGTCTCAACAAACATCTTCGTACACATCTCTATCCATACAAGTGCGGTTATTGTCCTTCTCGGTTTGCACGCGGAGAGTCTTATACAAAACACGTTGACTCTCACGAAGGTAACCAAGGACTAGGATTCACGTGTGATGTTTGCGGAAGACAATTTGCACGGAAAAAGACTCTAGCGATGCATTTGTCCAAACATCGCGCCATGGAGGAAGGAACATTTACTTGCGAATATTGCGGCAAAATGTTCAACTGTAATTCACTGCTCAAACGTCACCTTCGTATTCATACGGGCGAGAAACCATTTGAATGTAAAAAATGTGGCAGAAGATTCAACCATGAAGCGAATTTCCAGAGCCATAAGCGCCGTCACATAGGGGAACGAGCTCATCATTGTACCGAGTgtgataaaagttttatttgcggAACAACCTTACGTTATCATATGGCTACCCATTTTCCGGGCGATCCACGATACCGTATTCCGACAAACTATAAACGATCTCAACTGACCGATCAGTCGAATAATGAAGTTAGCTTTATTAAAGAGTATGCATGTGACGTTCCGAAATGTGACTTCGTGAGTAACGTATATCGTGAATATTTCTATCATAAAAACGTTCATCGGAAGCGGTTCCAGTGCGAAACTTGTCAAAAACGGTTTCCATTCAAATCGAGTCTTACAAGGCATATTATGTTAGCACACGAGCATAAATCATTTCCGAAAACATTGTCGTGTTCATATTGCCCGAAAATGTTTAACTGTCGACAGAAACTCAAAGTGCATATCGACGGACACGAGGATAACCGGAGATACAAGTGCAGTTTTTGTGAGAAAAGCTTTGTGCAGAAGAATAACTGCACTACTCATGAGAAAATTCATACCGGTGAACGACCGCATGTTTGTCGATTCTGTCCCGCTGCGTTTATTTCGTCCTCGGgaagaaaaaaacacgaaaaaacccACCCGGAAGCTAATGTGAACGAAGACATTCAAAACGAGTCGAAAAAAGAAGTTTCAAAAAACCAGACTATGGACTTTAGCGCTGATGAAACAGGTGGTCTTGTAGACTTCACTCCCCTAT acttttacaACCTAGTCTggagatatttgatttttttacctggcatctctgttaatGTCAAAATAGAAATGTCGCTTTCGTTCGGTTACAACGATCATTTATATTCTCGTTCGTTCCGG CCATCATTTCTCGAGGAACAGGACTCTATGGATCTTATGTGTTGCATTCCCATCTGCCATAACGCGAAAGCAGGTGCGGACCAAAACGTAGGTTTTCATCCGTTTCCACCGGATCCACAGCTGCGAAAAGTTTGGATGGAATTTGTTGGCGTTGATGCTTCCAAATTTCGCTGGCGAGGAAAATATATCTGCTCTGAACACTTTTTGCTTTCGGAATTGATCGAGgagaaaaatgagaaaaaattgcTTGAAGGAG cTGTTCCAATGATATTTGCTCAAGATGAAGATGACGAAGACGAGTATGTTGAACGTGAAGATGTTATGATTTCCAACAACTCGACAAGGCCATCCAATGCTGTTTCAAGCGACGCATACCCTAATTGCGATGCGATTGAATCGGAAATAGAGTTACGAACGCAGTTTTGTCGAATTTGTCTCAGGAAACGATTCGACTTGTTACCTTTCAGCTCTAAACTGCATAATGCTACGCTCACTGATATCATTTACACCATATCTGGTCTAAAGATCCAAATGGATGCAATATTTCCCACAAAAATTTGCAACAGTTGTGTTGCGAAGCTAGATCTCGCTTTCAATGTGAGAATAGAGCTGATACAAAATgacataaaattaaaaaatttgctcAGAGGGAAACAGTTAATACATCATTACACGTCTTACGATAAACATCGTTACGAAACAAAAAGCGTCAATGAAGACTATTTGGATAACTTGATAACGACAGTCAAAAATGAAATATCGGACCCG TTAAATATTGATCTCGGAAATCATATGTCAGAAAATGGAAACCCAAAGGCTAATTGTATAGgccaaataaaaaaagaagccgaaagtctgacaataatGAGACCATCAGTTCCAGTGGTAAAGCTCATCGATGAAGAACATTTACATGTTGGAAATATTCCAGCTGAAAGTGTTTCTGCACCGAAGTCCGTAGTGACAAGAGACGTGTCTAATGAAAATCTTCCAGGAAAAATACCTGAATCACCTTCTGAGCTTGAAAGCTCGCCTCCCTACGCAAACGAACAATTTTCGGAGTCTGAAGATGAAAATGTTTCCAATAAGAAGCAGTTTGTGTACTCCTGGAAAGAATTGTATACACCGAAAACGACATCTAAGCCGAAACGTTTTATTGAATATAAGCCAAAACCAGTATTCGTTCCTCATACGTGTTATGCATGTAAAACTTCCTACAAGGACGCTGATGAGCTAGATTCCCATATGGAGGAACACGTTAATCTTCTGCCTTTCACATGCGAAGAATGTAATACAGAGGAATATCCCCAGGTGTTTAAATCACTATACAGCCTCAATAAACACCTTCAGTCACACCTTTATCCATACAAGTGCGACTACTGTCCGGCTAGTTTCGTAAATAGTTACTCTTTTTCGAAGCACATCGACATTCATGAAGGTACTGTTGGCGATGGCTTTACTTGCGACTCCTGTGGAAAGCATTTTACTCAGAAACGATCATTTGCAAGCCACTTAGCAAAGCATCGTGCTTTGGCAGAAGGAACGTTCACCTGCGAGTATTGCGGGAAAATATTCAACAGTAAACCGTTGTTAAAGAGGCATCTTCGCATTCATACTGGTGAAAGGCCATATGAATGTAAAAAGTGTGGTAAGAAGTTCAATCACGAGGCCAATTTCCAAAACCACAAACGTACACATACCGGAGAGCGAGCTCATCGTTGCACTGAGTGTGATAAAAGTTTTCTCTGTGGGTCATCACTTCGCTATCATATGGCTGTGCATTTCCCAGGCGATCCCCGCTTTAGGATGCAACCAACAGGCCAACGTCCACGTTACTCCGAAAGTACATCCAGGGACGTTAGTTCCAGAAATGTTACCGATCTCAAGGAATATACATGCGATGTCCCTGGTTGTGGATTCGTGAGCAATTTGTATCGGTCGTACTTCTACCACAAGAGTAAGCATCAAAAAAGGTTTCAATGTGAAATGTGTGACAAACGGTTCGCAATCAGATCATGTCTCGCTAAGCACATCCTTATAGCTCATGAAAACAAACAAATGCCGAAGACTAAACCATGTCCCTTATGTCCAAAAATGTTCAGTTCTCGACAGAAACTTAATATTCATATCGATGTGCATCAAAATAATCGGAAATACAAGTGCAGATTTTGCGAGAAAAGCTTTGTTCAGAAATCAAACTGCATTtcacatgaaaaaattcataccgGCGAACGACCTCATGCATGTCGATACTGCGCGGCAACGTTTATTTCATCTTCTGGTAAGAAAAAGCACGAAAAAACACATCCGGAGGCCAATATGAAGGAAGAAATTGTTAGTACCTCTCAAGACTATTCCCAAGAGGGTAACTGCGAGttagaagatcaaatggttgattTCTATGTGGATGTGCGTGAGGATGCGGAAGCGGAAGATCTGGTTGAGTATTCGCCGCTGTAA
- the LOC131428141 gene encoding zinc finger protein ZFP2-like isoform X2, translating into MTRSCCIPICPNAKIGANQCVGFHPFPTDCELREKWIKFLGMDCKKFRWRQKYICSEHFRLSELIENNEQKFIRDGDSSRPTENFNSTLEDLSWMHLNKVEQKTLFCRTCLKKRPDMLSLNSQLHNQTLIDIVYTVTGLKLDNGANLPIKICKSCVNKLDLAFNVRIEVIHYDTILRNLVSNGQLDSYYDKYDSQSPFDIQGPNEVYTNELLSTFDIPLTVPVTISTFEGHAVHKENEDKFLQAQFELISKDDALTESQTVEIGNGSDQLDVYHGIMDEEHLEILQEEIVVADSRKLICNETNDHIVTTVQCESLNSPNNKGFSDSENENNLVPKRYVFSWKELYKPKAVPKKKRFIPELPKPNLIPNTCYICNSSYEDAEMLESHLEQHVSMLPYTCKQCNTDANPQVFKTLLSLNKHLRSHHYPFLCEHCPLRFCTKASYTVHLEEKHETGREGNTCSICGRYFALKRPFLKHMAAHRVVESAKYKCEHCGKVFRDGGLLRRHVRVHTGEQPFECKKCGRKFNHEANFQNHKRLHIGEKAYICNECGKKFVNATVLRYHLSEHFPNNPQYRIKQQNTNEGKSNIPKQYVCHVEGCDFVTNVYSTFNDHRNKHSGKHQCTICQKNFAFKSVLAKHITAMHEGALLEKKLPCPYCTKHFSNKHYLQLHIDTHENNRRHQCRFCEKTFIQKVNCMVHERIHTGERRSMCRICPDRFMTSASRNKHEKLCHFKNENEESEITCNVEQIGDSGSFRCEIDIES; encoded by the exons ACTCCAGTCGGCCAACTGAAAACTTTAATTCAACTTTAGAAGATCTATCTTGGATGCATTTGAATAAAGTTGAGCAGAAAACACTATTTTGCAGAACCTGTTTGAAAAAGAGGCCCGATATGCTATCACTCAACTCTCAACTTCACAATCAAACTCTGATAGATATTGTCTACACAGTCACCGGCTTGAAACTAGATAATGGTGCGAATTTGCcaataaaaatatgtaaaagTTGTGTGAACAAATTAGACTTGGCCTTCAACGTTAGGATTGAGGTCATTCATTATGACACAATTTTAAGAAACTTGGTTAGCAATGGTCAATTAGATAGCTATTACGACAAATATGATAGCCAGAGCCCATTTGATATACAGGGTCCAAATGAAGTATACACGAATGAGTTATTGAGTACGTTTGACATTCCATTAACAGTACCAGTCACAATTAGTACGTTTGAAGGTCATGCAGTTCATAAG GAGAACGAAGACAAATTTTTACAAGCACAATTTGAATTGATCAGCAAGGATGATGCTCTTACAGAGTCACAAACAGTTGAAATAGGAAACGGGTCAGATCAGCTCGATGTTTACCATGGTATTATGGACGAGGAACATTTGGAAATACTACAAGAAGAAATAGTAGTAGCTGATTCACGAAAACTAATATGCAATGAAACTAACGATCACATTGTAACAACAGTGCAATGCGAGTCGTTAAATAGTCCGAACAATAAAGGCTTTTCCGACTCAGAAAATGAGAACAACTTAGTCCCGAAACGATATGTTTTTTCCTGGAAAGAGTTATATAAGCCAAAGGCCGTTCCTAAAAAGAAACGATTTATTCCGGAATTACCCAAACCGAATCTAATACCGAACACCTGTTACATATGTAATAGTTCCTATGAGGATGCAGAAATGTTGGAATCGCATTTGGAGCAACACGTTAGTATGTTACCATATACTTGCAAACAGTGTAATACAGATGCTAACCCACAAGTGTTCAAAACGCTTCTCTCGCTAAACAAGCATCTAAGATCTCACCATTACCCATTCTTATGTGAACACTGCCCATTACGATTTTGTACTAAAGCAAGCTATACGGTACATTTAGAAGAAAAACATGAAACTGGAAGGGAAGGCAACACTTGCAGTATTTGTGGGCGATACTTTGCGCTCAAGCGACCGTTTCTTAAACACATGGCAGCACACAGGGTAGTTGAAAGTGCAAAATACAAATGTGAACATTGTGGAAAAGTATTTCGGGACGGCGGGTTACTTAGACGGCACGTAAGAGTTCACACCG gAGAACAGCCTTTTGAGTGCAAGAAATGTGGAAGAAAATTCAATCACGAGGCGAATTTTCAGAACCACAAACGTCTCCACATAGGAGAAAAAGCCTACATCTGCAATGAGTGTGGTAAAAAATTTGTTAATGCCACAGTTTTGCGATATCATTTGTCTGAACATTTTCCGAACAATCCACAATATAGGATCAAACAGCAAAACACAAATGAAGGCAAGTCCAATATACCGAAGCAGTACGTATGTCATGTTGAAGGATGCGACTTTGTCACTAACGTTTACAGCACTTTCAATGACCATCGCAACAAACACTCGGGTAAGCACCAGTGCACGATTTGCCAAAAGAATTTTGCCTTCAAGAGTGTGCTTGCAAAGCATATTACAGCGATGCACGAAGGTGCTCTGCTAGAGAAAAAACTACCTTGTCCTTACTGTACAAAACACTTTAGTAACAAACATTATCTACAGTTGCACATTGACACGCACGAAAATAATCGCCGACACCAGTGTAGATTTTGTGAAAAGACCTTTATTCAAAAGGTGAATTGTATGGTTCACGAAAGAATACACACTGGTGAGAGGCGTTCTATGTGCCGGATATGTCCAGACAGATTCATGACTTCCGCATCTAGGAATAAGCACGAAAAGCTTTGTCACTTCAAGAATGAAAACGAGGAAAGCGAAATCACATGCAACGTTGAGCAGATTGGCGACAGTGGAAGTTTtagatgtgaaatagacattgaaAGCTAG